The following coding sequences are from one Candidatus Hydrogenedens sp. window:
- a CDS encoding sulfatase-like hydrolase/transferase codes for MKRVIITLIKFIITFGLFVLLFWPETFGLSPNTFGGIKPSSLINEIRSLNPSHAIPWILFALFIRLGGIMCGVIRWKILLNGQNLYIPFSYMTQSWFIGRTIGIFLPSTIGLDGYRLYDSVRYTGDIVRCTTVIFIEKIIGFISLTTLVFLTFPLGFRLLKFNTLILLIILLILGLSVFFFLSLLIQPYIIQFILYSIPVPQKVKNLLNRLGSSATAYAGHRKYLLLAILCGLAVHLSACFMYFGTMMALRSENTSLWDVLFASPLMIYGTVLGPSIGGEGIREIVFATLLGGKENTLKVVAFAHLGWWIGDVVPFLIGLPFLIFRKRPQKEEIQRQMQNIHQSHQITDTFSAEINVDEYHIIRNQIVVNIIASILGSVTAGSMCGLCESLWITHIIPNLKEYQLLWWSPLIYGIASIAIGISVGIFICSWIPLLIRSFPSSAFSYSISFFATLLSLGLFLILWRYYRDILFQKPTSYITYLPISLYSLGGMIIISTILYTMSFYLLKMFRKTIILVSLILAIIPTLLGFCIPVLFSLKTETHPISLAKAPQNAPNIILIIADALRADYLPMYNPSIETVTPTLNHFVEQSILFMDCSAQASWTKPSFASIYTGTIPSRHHATSKNAVINPELPTLAEVLFQHGYYTKGYANNPNVYSIFGFDKGFVEYTELEAKRVLFAKASSSKLTIYEILRRVHGKIYTTFSKLLKRPPDIKGYYQPAEAVTSEAVHWLNNRPYKENPFYLVLHYMDTHDPYLNRNNSTFFARALLGNTPKSALTPPMREAYISEIEHLDKHLGTLFNELSKLGLDENTYIIFTADHGEEFEDHNGWWHGFTLYQEMLHVPLIIKVPKTNLNNAPVNKRISSLVRLIDIPPTILEVAGIESPNTFEGKSLLTQGGDIAESDNNIYTWAENEIEGQIMQSVRNQQFKLILSNPENPRGLKPEELYDLNNDSKELQNLSHIPDFKQIKDSLMNIINEIKNSGSTNNITSQPKQVSLPTELQEKLKAIGYME; via the coding sequence ATGAAAAGAGTAATAATCACCTTGATAAAATTTATTATTACTTTTGGACTATTTGTATTGCTTTTCTGGCCTGAAACTTTTGGTCTATCACCTAACACCTTCGGAGGAATAAAACCATCTTCTTTGATAAACGAAATCCGTTCTTTAAATCCATCTCATGCTATCCCTTGGATATTATTTGCACTATTTATACGGCTTGGTGGGATCATGTGTGGAGTTATTCGATGGAAAATACTTTTGAATGGCCAAAATCTATATATACCATTTTCATATATGACCCAAAGTTGGTTTATCGGCCGTACCATTGGTATTTTTTTACCCAGCACCATTGGTTTAGATGGGTACCGTCTATATGATTCTGTCCGTTACACGGGGGATATTGTTCGCTGTACTACTGTTATTTTCATCGAGAAAATTATTGGGTTTATATCATTAACAACCCTTGTCTTTTTGACTTTCCCTTTGGGTTTTCGATTATTGAAATTTAATACGTTAATATTACTTATCATTCTCCTTATATTGGGTTTATCTGTCTTCTTCTTCCTGTCATTACTTATTCAACCTTATATCATTCAATTCATTTTGTACTCCATTCCTGTGCCTCAGAAAGTAAAGAATCTCCTAAACCGTTTAGGCTCGTCTGCAACTGCCTATGCAGGCCATAGAAAATATCTCCTCTTAGCAATCTTATGCGGACTGGCTGTTCATTTAAGCGCCTGTTTTATGTATTTTGGGACTATGATGGCTCTTCGTTCTGAGAATACCAGCCTTTGGGATGTTTTATTTGCAAGTCCGTTAATGATTTATGGAACGGTATTAGGACCTTCTATTGGAGGGGAAGGTATCCGCGAAATTGTGTTTGCAACCTTGCTGGGTGGAAAAGAAAACACATTAAAAGTCGTTGCTTTTGCTCATTTAGGATGGTGGATTGGTGATGTAGTTCCATTCCTGATTGGTTTACCTTTCCTCATTTTCCGCAAGCGACCTCAAAAAGAAGAGATTCAAAGACAAATGCAAAACATTCATCAGAGCCATCAAATTACAGACACCTTCTCTGCCGAAATTAATGTAGATGAATATCACATCATTAGAAACCAAATTGTAGTCAATATAATAGCAAGTATATTGGGTAGCGTTACTGCTGGTAGTATGTGCGGTCTATGTGAGTCTTTATGGATAACGCATATAATACCCAACTTAAAGGAATACCAATTATTGTGGTGGAGTCCGTTAATCTACGGGATTGCTTCCATAGCAATTGGTATCTCCGTAGGTATTTTTATATGTTCATGGATACCTTTGCTAATTCGTAGTTTTCCATCTTCCGCCTTTTCTTACTCCATTTCATTTTTTGCTACATTGTTATCTTTAGGCCTTTTTCTTATACTTTGGAGGTACTATAGAGATATTCTCTTTCAAAAACCCACTTCTTACATAACATATCTACCTATATCCCTTTACTCCCTCGGGGGTATGATTATTATCTCTACAATTTTATACACCATGAGTTTTTATCTCCTAAAAATGTTTAGGAAAACTATAATCCTTGTTTCACTTATATTAGCCATAATACCTACATTATTAGGATTCTGTATTCCTGTATTATTTTCATTAAAAACTGAAACCCATCCTATATCCTTAGCTAAAGCCCCTCAAAATGCTCCTAACATTATTTTAATAATTGCAGATGCTCTTCGTGCTGATTATCTACCTATGTATAACCCATCTATAGAAACAGTCACACCTACATTAAATCATTTCGTTGAACAGTCCATTCTATTTATGGATTGCAGTGCTCAAGCTTCATGGACAAAACCTTCTTTTGCGTCAATTTATACTGGCACAATACCTTCCAGACATCATGCCACTTCAAAAAATGCCGTGATTAATCCAGAACTTCCGACTCTCGCAGAAGTTCTTTTTCAACATGGGTACTATACAAAAGGATATGCAAATAATCCTAATGTCTATTCTATCTTTGGATTTGATAAAGGCTTTGTTGAATATACAGAACTTGAAGCGAAACGTGTGCTCTTTGCGAAGGCATCCAGCTCAAAATTGACGATATATGAAATCTTACGTCGTGTCCATGGAAAAATCTACACAACCTTTTCGAAACTATTAAAGCGTCCTCCCGATATAAAAGGATATTACCAACCTGCAGAAGCAGTAACATCCGAAGCAGTCCATTGGTTAAATAATCGCCCTTATAAAGAAAATCCGTTCTACCTCGTTTTACATTATATGGATACGCATGACCCTTATTTGAATAGAAATAATTCTACGTTTTTTGCTCGGGCTCTTCTTGGTAACACACCTAAAAGTGCTCTAACACCACCTATGAGAGAAGCATACATTAGTGAGATTGAACATTTAGATAAACATTTAGGAACTCTTTTTAATGAATTAAGTAAACTTGGCTTAGATGAAAACACATACATTATTTTTACTGCAGACCATGGAGAAGAATTTGAAGACCATAATGGCTGGTGGCATGGTTTTACTCTATATCAAGAGATGTTACATGTCCCATTAATCATCAAGGTTCCCAAAACAAACCTCAACAACGCACCTGTAAACAAAAGGATATCTTCGTTAGTACGGCTTATTGATATTCCCCCGACAATTCTTGAAGTTGCTGGGATTGAATCTCCAAATACTTTTGAAGGGAAGTCGTTATTAACTCAAGGAGGTGATATTGCTGAATCAGATAACAACATTTATACATGGGCAGAAAATGAAATAGAGGGACAAATTATGCAATCAGTTCGCAACCAACAATTTAAACTTATCCTATCAAACCCCGAAAATCCCCGTGGATTAAAACCAGAAGAATTATACGACCTGAATAATGATTCAAAAGAACTACAGAACCTATCTCATATTCCTGATTTCAAACAAATAAAGGATAGTCTCATGAATATTATCAATGAAATAAAAAATAGTGGCTCTACAAACAACATTACTTCCCAGCCAAAACAGGTTTCATTGCCAACAGAATTACAAGAAAAACTCAAAGCAATCGGCTATATGGAATAG
- a CDS encoding isochorismate synthase: protein MNNNLLVNLSKFQSSFNLIEKVADALRSCSTDKGKINRYEVYVDDYDLLEELCSIQHIGRYYWSSRDNTFEMAGWGEADVVVSKEETYSFSYNEVFSKLQEKISLKSPTLRYYGGSKFQPLDSRGKRWKVFRAYRFVVPRVELFRDNSGTRLVANIVGGDASFELEQFLDMLKCLKVWLLNESLCEESEPYIFFNRIDCPSKHEWTELVNRALIAIDRGSFEKVVLARESTFESNRYLDPVSILRKVSKDAFRCYHFCFNPSPDRGFIGVSPERLYYRVSTYMETEALAGTIPRGKNEDEDLQLKSVLLTNKKERMEHEIVVNMLKNNMEQLCCNYEYDVKPQVITLSTVHHLYTYFRGILRASVTDSDILELLHPTPAIGGYPKSSALEWIKREEPIDRGIYTGPVGWISYDSAEFCVGIRSALVQGNHISLYSGAGIVIGSQPESEWYELESKIKGYINVLVCENSQVQK from the coding sequence GTGAATAACAATCTACTTGTTAATTTGTCAAAGTTTCAAAGTTCATTTAACCTTATTGAGAAAGTGGCGGATGCACTTCGTTCCTGTAGTACCGATAAAGGTAAAATAAACAGATATGAAGTGTATGTTGATGATTATGATTTGTTAGAAGAATTATGTTCGATACAACATATAGGAAGATATTATTGGTCTTCACGAGATAATACATTTGAAATGGCTGGCTGGGGTGAAGCGGATGTTGTTGTATCAAAAGAAGAAACATACAGTTTTTCATATAATGAAGTATTTAGTAAACTTCAAGAAAAGATATCATTGAAATCACCAACACTTCGATATTATGGCGGGTCTAAGTTTCAGCCGTTAGATAGTAGAGGGAAACGATGGAAAGTATTTCGGGCATATCGTTTTGTCGTTCCTCGGGTTGAACTATTCCGAGACAATTCTGGAACGAGACTTGTTGCTAATATTGTTGGTGGAGATGCATCATTTGAATTAGAACAATTTCTCGATATGCTGAAATGCTTAAAGGTATGGTTACTTAATGAGTCGTTGTGTGAAGAATCAGAGCCTTATATATTTTTTAACCGCATTGATTGTCCTTCGAAACATGAATGGACTGAATTGGTTAACAGGGCATTAATAGCCATTGACAGAGGTTCTTTTGAAAAAGTGGTATTAGCAAGAGAATCTACGTTTGAGTCAAACCGTTACTTGGATCCCGTCTCTATTCTTAGAAAGGTATCAAAAGATGCCTTTCGATGTTATCATTTTTGTTTCAATCCTTCACCTGATAGAGGATTCATCGGTGTTTCTCCGGAGCGTCTTTACTATCGTGTTAGCACGTATATGGAGACGGAGGCATTAGCAGGAACGATTCCACGTGGTAAAAATGAAGATGAAGATTTACAATTGAAGTCCGTGCTATTAACTAATAAGAAGGAGCGAATGGAACACGAGATTGTTGTTAATATGCTTAAAAATAATATGGAACAGCTGTGTTGTAATTATGAATATGATGTAAAGCCTCAGGTTATTACTTTATCAACGGTGCATCACTTATATACGTATTTTCGAGGAATATTAAGAGCCTCAGTGACTGATAGTGATATTTTAGAATTACTACATCCAACCCCAGCAATTGGAGGTTACCCAAAAAGTTCTGCATTAGAATGGATAAAAAGAGAAGAACCAATAGATCGTGGTATTTATACAGGACCTGTTGGTTGGATTTCTTATGACTCAGCAGAATTTTGTGTAGGGATACGTTCCGCTTTAGTTCAAGGCAATCACATCTCCCTATATTCAGGAGCAGGAATCGTGATTGGTTCACAACCTGAATCTGAATGGTACGAACTTGAAAGTAAGATTAAGGGATACATTAATGTCTTGGTTTGTGAAAATAGTCAAGTCCAGAAATAA
- the menD gene encoding 2-succinyl-5-enolpyruvyl-6-hydroxy-3-cyclohexene-1-carboxylic-acid synthase, with amino-acid sequence MKHILEAPNMNHLWARLLIEELNRNGICGYCISPGSRSTPLALAVSEQKDVVHHVHVDERGTGFYALGWAKAVGKPVALICTSGTAVANYYPAVVEAFLARIPLIILTADRPPELLQCGANQAIEQVNIFGAYVRWSFTLPCPDSAISPAVVLTTGGQAVYRACRAPSGPVHINCMFREPLEPIVIEGDVPKDYMKPVDIWLANKKPFTQWNLPETRLTTEQEIFVLGKMETVREGLLVIGELRKEQEIKSAYNLAKALHWPVFADVTSGLRLSRKTEFSVPYYDQMLLLPEFYERFNPRFVLHIGGTITSKRLLEFLERKRPEYMLVADHPLRTDPIHRVSHRFETDITSFCAWLAPAMSRRDIYPWGLETVEWSNCLENIVEEWTSEQNVLNEITVARYISMWKPENTDLFLGNSMPIRDADMYGSNSGSDGLVLANRGASGIDGTIATSAGISFARKRIVTSVIGDLSAIHDLNSLSLLTTKGVKVILIVINNDGGGIFSFLPISAYPETFERYFGVPHGYHFEAGAKMFGIHYAITDAPEEFKKIYSEAINKEGSTLIEVPTNRPENLQLHKQLQERLKNELLKCIRKS; translated from the coding sequence ATGAAACATATCCTTGAAGCACCGAATATGAACCATTTATGGGCACGATTATTAATTGAAGAATTAAACAGAAATGGTATCTGTGGTTATTGTATTTCCCCTGGTTCACGGTCTACGCCATTGGCACTTGCAGTATCAGAACAAAAGGATGTGGTCCACCATGTGCATGTAGATGAGCGTGGAACAGGGTTTTATGCCTTAGGTTGGGCAAAAGCAGTTGGTAAACCAGTAGCCCTTATCTGCACCTCAGGTACTGCTGTGGCAAATTATTATCCTGCTGTTGTAGAGGCATTTTTAGCACGGATACCACTTATTATTCTCACAGCAGACCGTCCTCCCGAGTTACTTCAATGTGGTGCAAATCAGGCAATCGAACAGGTAAATATTTTTGGGGCTTATGTGCGTTGGTCGTTTACTCTGCCTTGCCCTGATTCTGCTATTTCTCCAGCAGTAGTTCTAACTACAGGTGGACAGGCAGTTTATCGTGCCTGTCGTGCACCATCAGGTCCTGTTCATATTAATTGTATGTTCCGTGAACCATTAGAACCGATAGTTATAGAAGGAGATGTTCCGAAGGATTATATGAAACCAGTGGATATATGGCTTGCAAATAAGAAGCCATTTACACAATGGAACCTTCCAGAGACAAGGCTAACCACTGAACAAGAGATCTTTGTTTTGGGAAAGATGGAAACAGTACGAGAAGGTCTCCTGGTTATTGGCGAATTAAGGAAAGAGCAGGAAATTAAGTCCGCATATAATCTGGCAAAAGCATTACATTGGCCTGTTTTTGCAGATGTTACATCTGGTTTACGATTGAGTAGAAAAACAGAATTTTCCGTCCCTTATTATGACCAAATGTTACTCTTACCCGAATTTTATGAACGATTCAATCCACGCTTTGTTTTGCATATTGGCGGGACAATCACCTCAAAAAGGCTATTAGAATTTTTGGAGAGGAAACGTCCTGAATATATGTTGGTTGCAGACCACCCGTTAAGAACAGACCCTATACATCGCGTCTCGCATCGTTTTGAAACGGATATTACTTCTTTTTGTGCGTGGTTAGCACCTGCGATGAGTCGGCGAGATATTTATCCATGGGGATTAGAGACAGTAGAATGGTCAAATTGTTTAGAGAATATTGTTGAAGAATGGACATCAGAACAAAATGTGTTAAATGAAATAACCGTTGCACGATATATCTCCATGTGGAAACCTGAAAATACCGATTTGTTTTTAGGGAACAGTATGCCTATCCGCGACGCCGACATGTATGGTTCCAACTCAGGGTCTGATGGATTAGTTTTAGCAAATCGTGGTGCAAGTGGGATTGATGGGACTATTGCAACATCCGCAGGCATCTCATTCGCAAGGAAACGGATAGTTACCTCTGTTATTGGTGATTTATCTGCAATTCATGACCTGAATTCTTTGTCATTGTTAACAACCAAAGGTGTAAAAGTTATTTTGATAGTTATCAATAATGATGGAGGAGGTATCTTTTCATTCCTACCTATTTCAGCATACCCTGAAACATTCGAACGCTATTTTGGTGTACCACATGGATATCATTTTGAAGCAGGTGCAAAAATGTTTGGGATTCATTATGCAATTACTGATGCACCTGAAGAGTTTAAAAAGATATATAGTGAGGCGATAAACAAAGAAGGTTCTACGTTAATTGAAGTGCCAACAAATCGACCCGAAAATTTGCAACTCCATAAGCAACTCCAAGAGCGATTAAAGAACGAATTACTAAAATGTATTCGTAAAAGTTAG
- a CDS encoding helicase-associated domain-containing protein gives MRYSISLLSVFEGMDQTAFNMALELLANSRGGLTSHYLANRLEITEETVNYLYKKYPKLFFFDLNRIKIVPESLPLIIRVRNNLNSHGDIVSIFKAIQELSNAERRELEQKLRVNRVVGWSSLAHDLVSKIYKTPDSVLEYVASGFFSDLAKEIFDFVWQNKMGILPISQIRQKFSNYSNSEIEDSLEELLNQFVLFELFRFNGQNKLNRHIAILAEIRHHKEKIKNLKEHFKQAMEPAKVRPTKIINYGIQLAEKMSKLLADIAVTPLHLTPSGQISKTDSQRVYQDDSADTGVSVHSYLWMAGELGWTAQVDDTIRVANLEEVSKLTLLERQKAIVNLMKKHRTDLLASVINTELRALKPQTWYSLKEFSQRVVSLYLDSSKYHIVEKLDAWRYEPESQEYDVEGCMLTIKGLYHWSGIVEIGTVKENTYIKINDLGEYLLSNEEPSEKLKKQYSRKNEIIVQPNFEIIAPTVETDPIKLVWIELFTEKKSSAGPVTIYKLTKESFLRGLQRGADHNYFIQSLIQLARNQHIPDILISTIEDWSHTAKRVKIRPVILIETSDSVVIADLLHRKRLSNIFHHVSENQMLYAKGKLLKEIKTLLEKEGFVVE, from the coding sequence ATGAGGTATAGTATTTCTCTCCTATCTGTATTTGAAGGCATGGATCAAACGGCTTTTAATATGGCATTAGAACTTCTTGCAAATAGCCGTGGTGGTCTGACATCTCATTATTTAGCGAATCGACTTGAAATAACGGAAGAAACCGTAAATTACCTTTACAAAAAATACCCAAAACTCTTCTTTTTCGATTTAAATCGAATAAAAATTGTTCCAGAATCGCTTCCACTCATAATAAGAGTTCGCAACAACTTAAATAGTCATGGAGATATTGTATCTATATTTAAGGCGATACAGGAACTGTCAAACGCAGAACGTAGAGAATTAGAACAGAAACTGCGAGTAAATCGTGTAGTAGGCTGGAGTTCGTTGGCTCATGATTTGGTATCAAAGATTTACAAAACACCAGATTCTGTTCTTGAATATGTTGCAAGTGGATTTTTTTCAGACTTAGCCAAAGAAATTTTTGATTTCGTCTGGCAAAACAAAATGGGAATATTGCCCATATCCCAAATACGTCAGAAGTTTTCAAATTACAGCAATTCAGAAATAGAAGATTCCCTCGAAGAACTATTAAATCAGTTCGTTCTTTTTGAACTGTTCCGTTTCAACGGACAAAATAAGTTGAACCGACACATTGCCATTCTGGCTGAAATCCGACATCACAAGGAAAAAATAAAAAATCTGAAAGAGCACTTTAAGCAGGCGATGGAGCCAGCCAAAGTTAGACCAACCAAAATTATAAATTATGGAATTCAGTTAGCAGAAAAAATGTCGAAGCTCCTTGCCGATATTGCAGTGACACCTCTCCATTTAACTCCCTCTGGTCAGATTTCAAAAACAGATAGCCAACGTGTTTATCAAGACGATTCAGCAGATACTGGGGTCTCAGTACATTCATACTTATGGATGGCTGGGGAATTAGGATGGACTGCTCAGGTAGATGACACAATACGTGTTGCTAATCTCGAAGAAGTATCGAAATTAACACTCCTTGAAAGGCAGAAAGCCATCGTTAACCTAATGAAAAAACATAGAACCGATTTACTTGCCTCTGTGATAAATACAGAATTAAGAGCCCTGAAACCTCAGACATGGTATTCTCTTAAAGAATTTTCACAACGGGTCGTTTCTCTTTATTTAGATTCATCAAAATACCATATTGTTGAAAAATTAGATGCATGGAGATATGAGCCTGAAAGTCAGGAATATGATGTAGAAGGATGTATGCTTACAATCAAAGGGTTGTATCATTGGAGTGGCATTGTTGAAATAGGCACAGTAAAGGAAAATACTTATATAAAAATTAATGATTTGGGAGAATATCTTCTATCAAATGAGGAACCCTCAGAAAAGCTTAAAAAACAATACTCCCGTAAAAATGAAATTATAGTCCAGCCTAATTTTGAGATTATCGCTCCAACTGTAGAAACAGACCCTATAAAATTAGTTTGGATTGAACTATTTACAGAAAAGAAGAGTTCTGCGGGGCCTGTAACTATCTACAAATTGACCAAAGAATCATTTTTACGGGGACTTCAAAGAGGTGCAGACCACAATTATTTTATTCAGTCATTAATACAACTGGCACGTAATCAACATATTCCAGATATTCTGATTTCAACAATTGAAGATTGGTCGCATACCGCAAAGCGTGTTAAGATTCGCCCCGTTATCCTAATTGAAACGAGTGATTCTGTTGTCATTGCAGACTTACTCCACAGGAAACGGCTCTCTAATATTTTTCATCACGTATCTGAAAATCAAATGCTCTATGCCAAAGGTAAACTCCTAAAAGAAATAAAAACACTCCTCGAAAAAGAAGGCTTTGTTGTAGAGTAG
- a CDS encoding prolyl oligopeptidase family serine peptidase, giving the protein MSFIILPKITFRRRLSLYCFYAVVLTVLIFSIGCAHCKEQMLYRQKAGMCTGFINKTLDNGKLMKRYVVYVPYGYQPDTKIPMILFLHGAGERGQNGLLQTEVGLATSIRRHPERWNAIVVFPQCPAGRFYNEMVDDIDMCVEKTRKEYNIDDKRIYLTGLSMGGFGTWIYGAKRADLFSALVPICGGGELSFIKQRLGREDIPDETPEEVTQRIQILKEMPIWAFHGADDDVVPVECTRDFVKKIVDAGGTKIKYTEYPGVKHNSWVKAYEEIELPQWLFSQHK; this is encoded by the coding sequence ATGAGTTTTATTATTTTGCCAAAAATTACATTCAGAAGAAGATTGTCGTTGTATTGTTTCTATGCTGTAGTTTTAACTGTTCTAATATTTTCGATAGGTTGTGCTCATTGCAAGGAGCAGATGTTGTATAGGCAGAAAGCGGGAATGTGTACAGGTTTTATTAATAAGACTCTGGATAACGGTAAATTAATGAAAAGATATGTTGTATATGTCCCGTATGGTTATCAGCCTGATACTAAAATACCTATGATTTTATTTCTCCATGGAGCAGGTGAACGTGGTCAAAATGGATTGTTGCAAACAGAAGTAGGGCTTGCTACTTCAATTCGACGGCATCCAGAACGGTGGAATGCCATAGTAGTATTCCCTCAATGTCCTGCAGGTAGATTTTATAACGAAATGGTGGATGATATTGATATGTGTGTTGAAAAAACGCGAAAAGAATATAACATTGATGATAAAAGAATATATCTGACGGGATTATCTATGGGTGGTTTCGGAACGTGGATTTATGGTGCGAAACGTGCAGATTTATTTTCTGCATTAGTGCCTATCTGTGGTGGTGGTGAATTATCATTTATTAAACAGAGATTAGGGAGAGAAGATATTCCGGACGAAACACCGGAGGAAGTAACGCAGAGGATTCAAATACTAAAGGAAATGCCAATATGGGCATTTCATGGTGCAGATGATGATGTTGTTCCCGTGGAATGCACTCGAGATTTTGTTAAAAAGATAGTGGATGCTGGCGGAACAAAAATAAAGTACACTGAATATCCGGGAGTGAAACATAATAGTTGGGTTAAGGCTTATGAAGAGATAGAACTTCCTCAATGGTTGTTTTCACAACATAAGTAA
- a CDS encoding sodium/solute symporter (Members of the Solute:Sodium Symporter (SSS), TC 2.A.21 as described in tcdb.org, catalyze solute:Na+ symport. Known solutes for members of the family include sugars, amino acids, nucleosides, inositols, vitamins, urea or anions, depending on the system.), whose protein sequence is MSQFTLIDWCVLIIYFLSMAAMGPLFAHRGKSTEGYFLGGRSYPGWLIGLSMFATSISSITFVAYPADAYKTAYLRFLLCLMLPVGVYLASLIFLPFYRKAGIVSAFEYLEGRFGPGTRAYAATAFVIGQLIRISLILYLVSLLVYEMTHLNPYLCVLIGGIVTSFYTVLGGIEAVIWTDFIQSFLLWAGGFVCLGMVLYSIPGGLGTVLHEAMADGKFMLGDLNPATGALEPAKWGFSLSEKTILMLLIMGVAQWLTEYSSNQNVIQKYVATKSEKDAFSAIWICCLCSVPTWGFFMFLGTSLYVYYKIFPDAQAHAMLTGQAKAEQILPYFVINVLPTGLSGLVIAGVLAAAMSSLSSSINAISAVSIVDIYKRHFVKGRSDQHYVWAAKTISIISSLIMIGGAFLLLIAESKTLQDTATKLASITGGGLLGLYVLGFMTKRGDGRAVFVGIIITVLFSTYIALIELKLITKDLFMSWGLSEGVSKFLAQPMDTYYAGLTGNIIIFIIAYVLAITLLPEKPRDLKNLTIWTRN, encoded by the coding sequence ATGTCTCAATTTACATTAATTGATTGGTGTGTCCTAATAATTTATTTTTTGTCCATGGCAGCAATGGGACCTTTATTTGCCCATCGTGGAAAAAGTACGGAAGGCTATTTTCTTGGGGGTAGGTCTTACCCAGGCTGGCTTATAGGCTTGTCTATGTTTGCTACGAGTATCAGTTCCATTACTTTCGTTGCCTATCCAGCAGATGCATATAAAACAGCATATTTACGCTTTTTATTATGTTTAATGCTTCCAGTTGGTGTATATTTAGCCAGTTTGATATTTCTACCGTTTTACCGTAAAGCAGGGATTGTATCCGCTTTTGAATATCTTGAAGGGCGGTTTGGACCTGGTACCCGTGCTTATGCGGCCACTGCATTTGTTATTGGGCAATTAATTCGGATTAGTTTAATCCTGTATCTTGTGAGTTTACTTGTCTATGAGATGACGCACTTAAATCCGTATTTATGTGTGCTTATCGGGGGAATTGTTACATCCTTTTACACTGTGTTGGGTGGTATTGAGGCAGTTATCTGGACAGACTTTATACAATCATTTCTATTATGGGCAGGTGGCTTTGTATGTTTAGGAATGGTCTTATATAGTATCCCTGGCGGACTGGGGACGGTACTTCATGAAGCCATGGCAGATGGGAAATTTATGTTAGGAGATTTAAACCCTGCAACAGGTGCTTTAGAACCTGCAAAATGGGGCTTTTCGCTATCAGAAAAGACGATTCTCATGCTCCTTATAATGGGAGTTGCCCAGTGGTTGACGGAATATAGTAGTAATCAGAATGTAATACAAAAATATGTTGCAACAAAGAGTGAAAAAGACGCTTTTAGTGCTATATGGATTTGCTGTCTATGTAGTGTGCCAACCTGGGGCTTTTTTATGTTCCTTGGTACAAGTCTGTATGTATATTACAAGATTTTTCCAGACGCACAGGCTCATGCAATGTTGACAGGACAGGCAAAGGCGGAACAGATATTACCCTATTTTGTAATTAATGTATTACCGACGGGACTTTCAGGATTGGTGATTGCAGGTGTTCTTGCTGCAGCGATGTCTTCCCTGTCTTCCAGTATTAATGCTATCTCGGCAGTAAGTATTGTGGATATTTACAAACGACACTTTGTAAAAGGGCGTTCAGACCAGCATTATGTATGGGCGGCAAAAACAATATCCATCATTAGTTCTTTGATTATGATTGGAGGGGCTTTCCTTCTTTTAATAGCAGAAAGTAAAACATTACAGGATACCGCAACAAAACTCGCATCAATTACAGGTGGAGGACTTTTGGGACTGTATGTCTTAGGTTTCATGACCAAACGTGGAGATGGGAGGGCAGTTTTTGTGGGTATCATTATTACTGTTTTGTTTTCAACCTATATTGCCCTAATAGAATTAAAATTGATTACAAAAGATTTGTTTATGAGCTGGGGTTTGTCTGAAGGTGTGAGTAAATTCCTTGCTCAGCCGATGGATACTTATTACGCAGGTTTGACAGGAAATATTATCATCTTCATTATTGCTTATGTTTTGGCAATTACTCTATTACCCGAGAAGCCGAGAGATTTAAAAAACCTGACGATATGGACACGCAACTAA